The following proteins are encoded in a genomic region of Vulpes vulpes isolate BD-2025 chromosome X, VulVul3, whole genome shotgun sequence:
- the MED12 gene encoding mediator of RNA polymerase II transcription subunit 12 isoform X32 yields the protein MNMAVPRTSTSILPSSNFSSIIAEKLRCNTLPDTGRRKPQVNQKDNFWLVTARSQSAINTWFTDLAGTKPLTQLAKKVPIFSKKEEVFGYLAKYTVPVMRAAWLIKMTCAYYAAITETKVKKRHVIDPFMEWTQIITKYLWEQLQKMAEYYRPGPTGSGGCGSTIGPLPHDIEVAIRQWDYNEKLAMFMFQDGMLDRHEFLTWVLECFEKIRPGEDELLKLLLPLLLRYSGEFVQSAYLSRRLAYFCTRRLALQLDGMSTHSSHVISAQSTSTLPTTPAPQPPTSSTPSTPFSDLLMCPQHRPLVFGLSCILQTILLCCPSALVWHYSLTDSRIKTGSPLDHLPIAPSNLPMPEGNSAFTQQVRAKLREIEQQIKERGQAVEVRWSFDKCQEATAGFTIGRVLHTLEVLDSHSFERSDFSNSLDSLCNRIFGLGPSKDGHEISSDDDAVVSLLCEWAVSCKRSGRHRAMVVAKLLEKRQAEIEAERCGESEAADEKGSIASGSLSAPSAPIFQDVLLQFLDTQAPMLTDPRSESERVEFFNLVLLFCELIRHDVFSHNMYTCTLISRGDLAFGAPGPRPPSPFDDPADDSERKETEGSSSSKLEDPGLSESMDIDPSSSVLFEDMEKPDFSLFSPTMPCEGKGSPSPEKPDVEKEVKPPPKEKIEGTLGVLYDQPRHVQYATHFPIPQEESCSHECNQRLVVLFGVGKQRDDARHAIKKITKDILKVLNRKGTAETDQLAPIVPLNPGDLTFLGGEDGQKRRRNRPEAFPTAEDIFAKFQHLSHYDQHQVTAQVSRNVLEQITSFALGMSYHLPLVQHVQFIFDLMEYSLSISGLIDFAIQLLNELSVVEAELLLKSSDLVGSYTTSLCLCIVAVLRHYHACLILNQDQMAQVFEGLCGVVKHGMNRSDGSSAERCILAYLYDLYTSCSHLKSKFGELFSDFCSKVKNTIYCNVEPSESNMRWAPEFMIDTLENPAAHTFTYTGLGKSLSENPANRYSFVCNALMHVCVGHHDPDRVNDIAILCAELTGYCKSLSAEWLGVLKALCCSSNNGTCGFNDLLCNVDVSDLSFHDSLATFVAILIARQCLLLEDLIRCAAIPSLLNAACSEQDSEPGARLTCRILLHLFKTPQLNPCQSDGNKPTVGIRSSCDRHLLAASQNRIVDGAVFAVLKAVFVLGDAELKGSGFTVTGGTEELPEEEGGGGSGSRRQGGRNISVETASLDVYAKYVLRSICQQEWVGERCLKSLCEDSNDLQDPVLSSAQAQRLMQLICYPHRLLDNEDGENPQRQRIKRILQNLDQWTMRQSSLELQLMIKQTPNNEMNSLLENIAKATIEVFQQSAETGSSSGSTTSNMPSSSKAKPVLSSLERSGVWLVAPLIAKLPTSVQGHVLKAAGEELEKGQHLGSSSRKERDRQKQKSMSLLSQQPFLSLVLTCLKGQDEQREGLLTSLYSQVHQIVNNWRDDQYLDDCKPKQLMHEALKLRLNLVGGMFDTVQRSTQQTTEWAVLLLEIIISGTVDMQSNNELFTTVLDMLSVLINGTLAADMSSISQGSMEENKRAYMNLVKKLRKELGERQSDSLEKVRQLLPLPKQTRDVITCEPQGSLIDTKGNKIAGFDSIFKKEGLQVSTKQKISPWDLFEGLKPSAPLSWGWFGTVRVDRRVARGEEQQRLLLYHTHLRPRPRAYYLEPLPLPPEDEEPPAPTLLEPEKKAPEPPKTDKPGAAPPSTEERKKKSTKGKKRSQPAPKTEDYGMGPGRSGPYGVTVPPDLLHHANPSSISHLSYRQGSIGLYTQNQPLPAGGPRVDPYRPVRLPMQKLPTRPPYTGVLPTTMTGVMGIEPSYKTSVYRQQQPTVPQGQRLRQQLQQSQGILGQSTVHQMTPSSSYGLQTSQGYTPYVSHVGLQQHTGPAGTMVPPSYSSQPYQSTHPSTNPTLVDPTRHLQQRPSGYVHQQAPTYGHGLTSTQRFSHQTLQQAPMIGTMTPLGAQGVQAGVRSASILPEQQQQQQQQQQQQQQQQQQQQQQQQQYHIRQQQQQQILRQQQQQQQQQQQQQQQQQQQQQQQQQQAHQQQQQAAPPQPQPQSQPQFQRQGLQQTQQQQQTAALVRQLQQQLSNTQPQPSTNIFGRY from the exons ATGAACATGGCAGTGCCAAGAACGTCAACTTCAATCCTGCCAAG TTCCAACTTCAGCAGCATTATTGCAGAGAAGTTACGTTGTAACACTCTCCCTGACACTGGTCGCAGGAAGCCCCAAGTGAACCAGAAGGACAACTTCTGGCTGGTGACTGCACGATCCCAGAGTGCCATTAACACCTGGTTCACTGACCTGGCTGGCACCAAGCCACTCACACAACTAGCCAAAAAG GTCCCCATTTTCAGTAAGAAGGAAGAAGTCTTTGGGTACTTAGCCAAATACACAGTGCCTGTGATGCGGGCCGCCTGGCTCATCAAGATGACCTGTGCCTACTATGCAGCAATTACTGAGACCAAGGTTAAGAAGAGACATGTCATTGACCCCTTCATGG AATGGACTCAGATCATCACCAAGTACTTATGGGAGCAGCTGCAAAAGATGGCTGAATATTACCGTCCAGGGCCCACAGGCAGTGGGGGCTGTGGTTCCACTATAGGGCCCTTGCCCCATGACATAGAGGTGGCTATCCGGCAGTGGGACTACAATGAGAAGCTGGCAATGTTCATGTTTCAG GATGGAATGCTGGACAGACACGAGTTCCTGACCTGGGTACTTGAGTGTTTTGAGAAAATCCGTCCTGGAGAGGATGAATTGCTTAaactgctgctgcccctgctgctccGA TACTCGGGGGAATTTGTTCAGTCTGCATACCTCTCCCGCCGCCTTGCCTACTTCTGTACCCGGAGACTGGCCTTGCAACTGGACGGCATGAGCACTCACTCATCTCACGTTATATCCGCTCAGTCAACAAGCACACTGCCCACCACCCCTGCTCCTCAGCCCCCAACCAGCAGCACACCCTCTACACCCTTTAGTGACCTGCTGATGTGCCCTCAGCACCGGCCCCTGGTTTTTGGCCTCAGCTGTATCCTTCAG ACCATCCTCCTGTGTTGTCCTAGTGCCCTAGTTTGGCACTACTCGCTGACCGACAGCCGCATTAAGACTGGCTCACCACTTGACCACCTGCCTATTGCCCCCTCCAACCTGCCCATGCCAGAGGGCAACAGTGCCTTTACTCAGCAG GTCCGTGCAAAGTTGCGTGAGATCGAGCAGCAGATCAAGGAGCGAGGACAGGCAGTTGAGGTTCGCTGGTCTTTTGATAAGTGCCAGGAAGCTACTGCAG GCTTCACCATTGGACGGGTGCTCCATACTTTGGAAGTGTTGGACAGCCATAGTTTTGAACGCTCTGACTTCAGTAATTCTCTCGACTCCCTTTGTAACCGAATCTTTGGATTGGGGCCTAGCAAGGATGGGCACGAG ATCTCCTCGGATGATGACGCCGTAGTATCATTACTGTGTGAATGGGCTGTCAGCTGCAAGCGTTCTGGTCGGCATCGTGCTATGGTGGTAGCCAAGCTGCTAGAGAAGAGACAGGCTGAGATTGAAGCTGAG CGTTGTGGAGAGTCAGAAGCCGCAGATGAGAAGGGTTCCATTGCCTCTGGATCCCTTTCTGCTCCTAGTGCTCCCATCTTCCAGGATGTCCTCCTGCAGTTTCTGGATACCCAGGCTCCCATGCTGA CGGACCCCCGAAGTGAGAGTGAGCGAGTGGAGTTCTTCAACTTAGTCCTGCTTTTCTGTGAACTGATTCGGCATGATGTTTTCTCACACAACATGTATACTTGCACCCTCATCTCACGGGGGGACTTGGCCTTTGGAGCCCCTGGTCCCCGGCCTCCATCCCCCTTTGATGACCCTGCTGATGACTCAGAGCGCAAGGAGACCGAGGGCAGCAGCAGTAGCAAGCTGGAG gacccagggctcTCAGAGTCCATGGACATTGACCCTAGTTCCAGTGTGCTTTTCGAGGACATGGAGAAACCTGATTTCTCA TTGTTCTCCCCTACTATGCCCTGTGAGGGGAAGGGCAGTCCATCCCCTGAGAAACCAGATGTTGAGAAGGAGGTGAAGCCCCCACCCAAGGAGAAGATAGAAGGGACCCTTGGGGTTCTTTATGACCAGCCACGACATGTGCAGTATGCCACTCACTTTCCCATCCCCCAG GAGGAGTCATGCAGCCATGAGTGCAACCAGCGGTTGGTCGTACTGTTTGGGGTGGGAAAGCAGCGAGATGATGCCCGCCATGCCATCAAGAAAATTACCAAGGATATCCTGAAGGTTCTGAACCGCAAAGGGACAGCAGAAACTG ACCAGCTTGCTCCTATTGTGCCTCTGAATCCTGGAGACCTGACATTCTTAG GTGGGGAGGACGGGCAGAAGCGGCGGCGCAACCGGCCTGAAGCCTTCCCCACTGCCGAAGACATCTTTGCTAAGTTCCAGCACCTTTCACATTATGACCAGCACCAGGTCACGGCTCAG GTCTCCCGGAATGTTCTGGAGCAGATCACGAGCTTTGCCCTTGGCATGTCCTATCACTTGCCTCTGGTGCAGCATGTGCAATTCATCTTTGACCTCATGGAATATTCGCTCAGCATCAGTGGCCTCATCGACTTTGCCATCCAG CTACTAAACGAACTGAGCGTGGTTGAGGCCGAGTTGCTCCTCAAGTCCTCGGATCTGGTGGGCAGCTACACCACCAGCCTGTGTCTGTGCATCGTGGCTGTCCTGCGGCACTACCATGCCTGCCTCATCCTCAACCAGGACCAGATGGCACAGGTCTTTGAGGG GCTGTGTGGCGTAGTGAAGCATGGGATGAACCGATCAGATGGCTCCTCTGCAGAACGCTGTATCCTTGCTTATCTCTATGATCTGTACACCTCCTGTAGCCATTTAAAGAGCAAATTTGGGGAGCTCTTCAG CGACTTTTGCTCCAAGGTGAAAAACACTATCTACTGCAACGTGGAGCCCTCAGAATCCAACATGCGCTGGGCACCCGAGTTCATGATCGACACTCTGGAGAACCCTGCAGCTCACACCTTTACCTACACGGGGCTAGGCAAGAGTCTTAGTGAGAACCCCGCTAACCGCTACAGCTTTGTCTGCAATGCCCTTATGCACGTCTGTGTGGGGCACCATGATCCCGATAG GGTGAATGACATCGCAATCCTGTGTGCAGAGCTGACTGGCTATTGCAAGTCACTGAGTGCCGAGTGGCTAGGAGTACTCAAGGCTTTATGCTGCTCCTCTAACAATGGCACTTGTGGTTTCAACGATCTCCTCTGCAATGTAGAT GTCAGTGACCTGTCTTTTCATGACTCTCTGGCTACTTTTGTTGCCATCCTCATCGCTCGGCAATGTCTGCTCCTTGAGGATCTGATTCGCTGTGCTGCCATCCCTTCACTCCTTAATGCCG cctgcAGTGAGCAGGACTCTGAGCCAGGGGCCCGGCTGACCTGCCGCATCCTCCTCCACCTTTTCAAGACGCCTCAACTCAATCCTTGCCAGTCAGATGGAA ACAAGCCTACAGTAGGAATCCGTTCCTCCTGTGACCGCCACCTGCTGGCTGCCTCCCAGAACCGCATCGTGGATGGAGCTGTGTTTGCTGTTCTCAAGGCAGTGTTTGTACTTG GGGATGCGGAACTGAAGGGTTCGGGCTTCACTGTGACAGGAGGAACAGAAGAACttccagaggaggagggaggaggtggcagtGGCAGTCGGAGGCAGGGTGGCCGCAACATCTCTGTGGAGACAGCCAGTCTGGATGTCTATGCCAAGTACGTGCTGCGCAGCATCTGCCAACAG GAATGGGTAGGAGAGCGTTGCCTTAAATCATTGTGCGAGGATAGCAATGACCTGCAAGACCCAGTGTTGAGTAGTGCCCAGGCCCAGCGCCTCATGCAGCTCATCTGCTACCCACATCGGTTGCTGGACAATGAGGACGGGGAGAACCCCCAGCGGCAGCGCATTAAGCGTATTCTGCAG AACTTGGACCAGTGGACCATGCGCCAGTCTTCCTTGGAGCTGCAGCTCATGATCAAGCAGACCCCTAACAAT GAGATGAACTCCCTCTTAGAGAACATCGCCAAGGCCACAATCGAGGTTTTCCAACAGTCAGCAGAGACAGGGTCATCTTCTGGAAGCACCACAAGCAACATGCCCAGCAGCAGCAAAGCAAAGCCGGTGCTCAG CTCTCTGGAGCGCTCTGGTGTGTGGCTGGTCGCCCCCCTCATCGCTAAGCTGCCCACCTCAGTCCAGGGGCATGTGTTAAAGGCAGCTGGAGAGGAGTTGGAGAAAGGCCAGCACCTGGGTTCCTCTTCCCGCAAAGAACGTGACCGACAAAAGCAGAAGAG CATGTCCCTGTTGAGCCAGCAGCCATTCTTATCTTTGGTGCTGACATGTCTGAAAGGGCAGGATGAGCAGCGTGAGGGCCTTCTCACCTCCCTCTATAGCCAGGTGCACCAG ATTGTGAATAATTGGCGGGATGACCAGTACTTAGACGACTGCAAACCAAAGCAGCTAATGCACGAGGCTCTCAAGCTGCGGCTCAATCTG GTGGGGGGTATGTTTGACACGGTGCAGCGCAGTACCCAGCAGACTACGGAGTGGGCTGTGCTCCTCCTGGAGATCATCATCAGCGGCACTGTCGACATGCAGTCCAACAA CGAGCTCTTCACCACGGTGCTGGACATGCTGAGCGTGCTCATCAACGGGACTCTGGCCGCGGACATGTCTAGCATCTCTCAAGGCAGCATGGAGGAGAACAAACGTGCCTACATGAACCTGGTCAAGAAGCTGCGG AAAGAGCTGGGGGAGCGCCAGTCAGACAGTCTGGAAAAAGTTCGCCAGCTGCTGCCACTGCCCAAGCAGACCCGAGACGTCATCACGTGTGAGCCACAGGGCTCCCTCATTGATACCAAGGGCAACAAGATTGCCGGCTTCGATTCCATCTTCAAGAAGGAG GGTCTACAGGTTTCCACCAAACAAAAGATCTCTCCCTGGGATCTTTTTGAGGGCTTGAAGCCATCAGCACCACTCTCTTGGGGATGGTTTGGAACGGTTCGAGTCGACCGGCGAGTGGCCCGAGGAGAGGAACAGCAGCGGTTGCTGCTCTACCACACAcacctgaggccccggccccgtGCCTATTACCTGGAGCCACTTCCACTGCCACCAGAAGATGAGGAGccccctgctcccaccctgcTAGAGCCTGAGAAAAAGGCTCCAGAGCCCCCCAAAACTGACAAACCTGGGGCTGCCCCACCCAGTACAGAGGAACGCAAGAAGAAGTCCACCAAGGGCAAGAAACGCAGCCAGCCAGCCCCCAAGACAGAG GATTATGGAATGGGCCCAGGGAGGAGTGGCCCCTATGGCGTGACGGTGCCTCCGGACCTCCTACACCATGCTAATCCCAGTTCCATATCCCATCTCAGCTACAGGCAGGGCTCCATAGGCCTGTACACCCAGAATCAGCCACTACCTGCAG GTGGCCCTCGCGTGGACCCATACCGCCCTGTGCGGTTGCCAATGCAGAAGCTGCCAACCCGACCACCTTACACTGGAGTGCTGCCCACAACCATGACTGGAGTCATGGGGATAGAACCCTCCTACAAGACCTCTGTGTACCGACAGCAGCAGCCCACCGTGCCCCAAGGACAGCGCCTTCGCCAACAGCTCCAG caGAGTCAGGGGATATTGGGACAGTCAACTGTCCATCAGATGACTCCCAGCTCTTCCTACGGTTTGCAGACCTCCCAG ggCTATACTCCTTATGTTTCTCATGTGGGATTGCAGCAACACACAGGCCCTGCAGGTACCATGGTGCCCCCCAGCTACTCCAGCCAGCCTTATCAGAGCACCCACCCTTCTACCAATCCTACTCTTGTAGATCCTACTCGCCACCTGCAACAGCGGCCCAGTGGCTATGTGCACCAGCAGGCCCCAACCTACGGACATGGGCTGACCTCCACCCAAAG